One region of Candidatus Polarisedimenticolaceae bacterium genomic DNA includes:
- a CDS encoding TonB family protein, with product MRVIIRFGSRLSRFVSGSAAAHALALAVVLVVPFTRARQAPIENATVVALAGPIGGSPPASAPPAPPAAKPEPPAPAPPPKEAHTVKEIPAAPKVKVKPEPAVKKKEAPKEQPEPVKPAAPATEKPAVPGAGTGAGAGAKPGPGAATGITASVGNGDASLNWYGAAVKAALEAAWQKPYLDDQTQTYSVVVAFEIAKDGTTRDVHVVEPSGVPSLDRSAVRAVMEASPLPAVPPTFAGDVVPVTMRFNLNPEGR from the coding sequence ATGAGGGTGATCATCCGGTTCGGCTCGCGTCTCTCGCGGTTCGTGTCGGGATCCGCCGCGGCGCACGCGCTCGCCCTCGCGGTCGTCCTCGTCGTCCCGTTCACGCGCGCGCGTCAGGCGCCGATCGAGAACGCGACCGTCGTCGCCCTCGCGGGGCCGATCGGCGGCTCCCCTCCCGCCTCGGCGCCTCCGGCTCCGCCGGCCGCGAAGCCGGAGCCGCCCGCCCCCGCGCCGCCTCCCAAGGAAGCGCACACGGTGAAGGAAATTCCGGCGGCGCCGAAGGTCAAGGTGAAGCCCGAACCGGCCGTCAAGAAGAAGGAAGCGCCGAAGGAGCAGCCGGAGCCGGTGAAGCCGGCGGCTCCCGCGACGGAGAAGCCGGCGGTGCCGGGAGCCGGCACGGGGGCCGGCGCCGGCGCGAAGCCGGGTCCGGGCGCCGCGACGGGGATCACGGCGTCCGTCGGAAACGGCGACGCGAGCCTCAATTGGTACGGCGCTGCGGTCAAAGCCGCGCTCGAAGCGGCATGGCAGAAGCCGTACCTCGACGATCAGACGCAGACGTACTCGGTCGTGGTCGCGTTCGAGATCGCGAAGGACGGAACGACGCGCGACGTGCACGTCGTCGAGCCGTCCGGTGTTCCGAGCCTCGATCGCTCCGCCGTGCGCGCCGTCATGGAAGCTTCGCCGCTCCCTGCCGTGCCGCCGACCTTCGCCGGCGACGTCGTCCCCGTGACGATGCGCTTCAACCTCAACCCGGAAGGCCGCTGA
- the tolB gene encoding Tol-Pal system beta propeller repeat protein TolB, with protein sequence MLRSSCLALLLAAAPLLAQQTPPPPGGIGGVITGTGFTKIKIAVPDPVTDGTLAQAAREIGQTVRDDLDFSGYFEVVPPSLYPLAATSPETTPDAKWASLGAGDVAFSRLGSVSGRLDFRARLQTTSPASTLFDRRYGGPPDLARRVAHQLADDIVQQLTGQPGIASTWIAFVSSHDKGKEIYMMDYDGQRVRRITTTNSINLMPTWSPVAQRLAFMTWRSGPPAIDILESDGRIARAQTAGGTLNIAPDWAPDGRKIVYASNAAGNADIYILDLAAGRSTRLTNSPAIDTSPSFSPTGREIAFTSDRSGAPQIYVMDAEGLNPRRLTSGDEYADAAAWSPKGDKIAYASRVDGRFEIVVVDVASGAATTITHHEGNSENPRWAPDGHHIVFSSNRAGSYDIYTMRSDGTDVRRLTRGGDCITPDWSHRVP encoded by the coding sequence ATGCTCCGCTCGTCCTGCCTCGCCCTCCTCCTCGCCGCCGCTCCCCTGCTCGCGCAGCAGACGCCGCCCCCTCCGGGCGGGATCGGCGGCGTCATCACGGGAACGGGGTTCACCAAGATCAAGATCGCCGTGCCGGATCCGGTCACCGACGGCACGCTCGCTCAGGCCGCGCGCGAGATCGGACAGACGGTCCGCGACGACCTCGACTTCTCCGGCTACTTCGAGGTCGTCCCGCCCTCGCTCTATCCGCTCGCCGCGACCTCGCCCGAGACGACGCCCGACGCCAAGTGGGCGAGCCTGGGTGCCGGGGACGTCGCCTTCTCCCGCCTCGGGTCGGTGTCCGGCCGCCTCGACTTCCGCGCGCGCCTGCAGACGACGTCGCCGGCCTCGACCCTCTTCGACCGCCGTTACGGCGGTCCGCCCGACCTCGCGCGGCGCGTCGCGCACCAGCTCGCCGACGACATCGTGCAGCAGCTCACCGGCCAGCCGGGGATCGCGTCCACCTGGATCGCCTTCGTCTCCTCGCATGACAAGGGGAAGGAGATCTACATGATGGACTACGACGGCCAGCGCGTGCGCCGCATCACGACGACGAACTCGATCAACCTCATGCCGACCTGGTCGCCGGTCGCCCAGCGCCTCGCCTTCATGACCTGGCGGTCGGGCCCGCCGGCGATCGACATCCTCGAGAGCGACGGCCGGATCGCGCGCGCGCAGACGGCCGGCGGGACCCTGAACATCGCGCCCGACTGGGCGCCCGACGGCCGGAAGATCGTCTACGCCTCGAATGCGGCCGGGAACGCCGACATCTACATCCTCGACCTCGCGGCGGGGCGGAGCACGCGCCTCACGAACTCCCCCGCGATCGACACGAGCCCGTCGTTCTCGCCGACGGGGCGCGAGATCGCCTTCACGTCGGACCGGTCGGGCGCGCCCCAGATCTACGTCATGGACGCGGAGGGGCTGAACCCGCGGCGCCTCACGTCGGGGGACGAGTACGCCGACGCGGCGGCGTGGTCGCCCAAGGGCGACAAGATCGCGTACGCCTCGCGCGTCGACGGACGCTTCGAGATCGTCGTCGTCGACGTCGCGAGCGGCGCCGCCACGACGATCACGCACCACGAAGGCAACAGCGAGAACCCGCGATGGGCTCCCGACGGACACCACATCGTCTTCTCGTCGAACCGTGCGGGCTCGTACGACATCTACACGATGCGATCCGACGGCACCGACGTGCGGCGCCTGACGCGCGGCGGCGACTGCATCACGCCCGATTGGTCGCACCGCGTGCCGTAA
- the pal gene encoding peptidoglycan-associated lipoprotein Pal has translation MRTLSRFPLVLAVVALMALGATACSTKAKPSATPDTTTAAPPPVETKPAPEPAPVAAEPFPTQQVDKAPVETSIDDLNRQGVLKTIYFAYNSNDLDDASKATLQANASWLNAHPTHTVEIGGHCDERGSIGYNVALGDRRANSVKEYLTTLGVNGGKLSAISYGEERPADPGHTEAAWSKNRRAEFTIKS, from the coding sequence ATGAGAACGTTGAGCCGCTTCCCCCTCGTCCTTGCAGTCGTAGCACTCATGGCGCTCGGCGCCACGGCCTGTTCGACGAAAGCGAAACCGTCGGCCACTCCCGACACGACCACCGCCGCTCCTCCGCCGGTGGAGACGAAGCCGGCACCGGAACCGGCGCCCGTCGCCGCCGAGCCGTTCCCCACGCAGCAGGTCGACAAGGCCCCGGTCGAGACGTCGATCGACGACCTGAACCGCCAGGGCGTTCTCAAGACCATCTACTTCGCCTACAACAGCAACGATCTCGACGACGCCTCCAAGGCGACCCTCCAGGCGAACGCGTCGTGGCTCAACGCGCATCCGACGCACACCGTCGAGATCGGCGGCCACTGCGACGAGCGCGGCTCGATCGGCTACAACGTCGCGCTCGGCGACCGCCGCGCCAACTCGGTCAAGGAATACCTGACGACGCTCGGCGTCAACGGCGGCAAGCTCTCCGCCATCTCCTACGGCGAGGAGCGCCCCGCCGATCCCGGCCACACCGAGGCCGCCTGGTCCAAGAACCGGCGCGCCGAGTTCACGATCAAGTCGTGA
- the ybgF gene encoding tol-pal system protein YbgF, which yields MTKGARAVLAVVPALALWGCVMPDQMAQLQSDVAKVQQELAAVSKTQGELSQKVTDLQAKVGSGDTVKRSEIADLTSHVNDIVRQNAATADKVDQVNTRVDRLSQDVQAARESARRAVPPPADPVPGATTAPGAVPVPVPVPPPGGAAAGAMTNPNSLYTSAYADFSKGNYPLAIQGFEEYAEKFPEADLADNAMYWIGECYFSQGNYKEAIGAFDKMLAKYPGSDKAAAANLKKALAFVQSNQIGQGVEQLRYVVATYPGSDEARIAKDRLATLGK from the coding sequence GTGACGAAAGGCGCCCGCGCCGTCCTGGCGGTCGTCCCCGCCCTCGCCCTCTGGGGCTGCGTCATGCCCGATCAGATGGCGCAGCTCCAGAGCGACGTGGCGAAGGTGCAGCAAGAGCTCGCCGCGGTCTCGAAGACTCAGGGCGAGCTGTCGCAGAAGGTCACCGACCTGCAGGCGAAGGTCGGTTCCGGCGACACCGTGAAGCGCTCCGAGATCGCCGATCTCACGTCCCACGTCAACGACATCGTCAGACAGAACGCGGCGACCGCCGACAAGGTCGACCAGGTCAACACCCGCGTCGACCGGCTGTCGCAAGACGTCCAGGCGGCGCGGGAGTCGGCGCGCCGCGCGGTCCCGCCGCCGGCAGACCCGGTCCCGGGGGCGACCACCGCACCCGGAGCCGTTCCCGTTCCGGTCCCGGTTCCTCCTCCCGGCGGCGCCGCCGCGGGCGCGATGACGAACCCGAACTCGCTCTACACCTCCGCCTACGCCGACTTCTCGAAGGGCAACTACCCCCTCGCGATCCAGGGGTTCGAGGAATACGCGGAGAAGTTCCCCGAGGCCGATCTCGCCGACAACGCGATGTACTGGATCGGCGAGTGCTACTTCAGCCAGGGAAACTACAAAGAAGCGATCGGCGCCTTCGACAAGATGCTCGCGAAGTACCCCGGCAGCGACAAGGCCGCCGCGGCGAACCTCAAGAAGGCGCTCGCCTTCGTCCAGAGCAACCAGATCGGACAGGGGGTCGAGCAGCTCCGCTACGTCGTTGCGACCTACCCGGGCAGCGACGAGGCCCGGATCGCCAAGGACAGGCTCGCCACGCTGGGAAAATAG
- the rpsT gene encoding 30S ribosomal protein S20, translating into MASHASAVKKNKQDIKRRLRNRAHQSRLRTQIKKVRQAVAAGDGPTAQSLMKDMIALVDRTAKHGVLHKNAAARTKSRLTRAVAKLSA; encoded by the coding sequence ATGGCGTCTCATGCTTCGGCGGTCAAGAAGAACAAGCAGGACATCAAGCGGCGCCTGCGCAACCGTGCCCATCAGAGCAGGCTGCGCACCCAGATCAAGAAGGTGCGCCAGGCGGTCGCCGCCGGCGACGGGCCGACCGCGCAGAGCCTCATGAAGGACATGATCGCGCTCGTCGACCGCACCGCGAAGCACGGCGTCCTCCATAAGAACGCCGCGGCGCGCACGAAGTCGCGTCTCACCCGCGCGGTCGCGAAGCTCTCCGCCTAG
- a CDS encoding MauE/DoxX family redox-associated membrane protein encodes MHPTVRRGAQILCGLIFLAAALPKIADLTAFAGSIHNFHLEPVVPIAATNLLAVSIPWVELVAGLALVTGVRPRAGAIVYTLLLAVFTVGVIQAMARGLSFDCGCFGKAGAAKIGLRKLAENLGMLALGIVGSIERR; translated from the coding sequence ATGCACCCGACCGTCCGTCGGGGGGCCCAGATCCTGTGCGGGCTCATTTTCCTCGCCGCGGCGCTCCCGAAGATCGCGGATCTCACGGCGTTCGCCGGGAGCATCCACAACTTCCACCTGGAGCCGGTCGTTCCGATCGCAGCGACGAACCTCCTCGCCGTCTCGATCCCCTGGGTCGAGCTCGTCGCCGGGCTCGCGCTCGTCACGGGCGTGCGCCCGCGGGCGGGAGCGATCGTCTACACGCTGCTCCTCGCGGTGTTCACGGTGGGCGTCATCCAGGCGATGGCGCGCGGCCTCTCGTTCGATTGCGGCTGCTTCGGGAAGGCGGGCGCGGCGAAGATCGGGTTGCGCAAGCTGGCCGAGAACCTCGGGATGCTGGCCCTCGGGATCGTCGGGTCGATCGAAAGGCGCTAG
- a CDS encoding rhodanese-like domain-containing protein: MDRWWSDGTENGSRLWQGILGIMVLGIGLGMAQNVLVRMGSAKDGLAWRYEPQKLDTLDDVTAKAASATPPPAAPAANDPTNNDPLGLGAQGTASGLDVPDLPRPIQIQLPKVKEFFDAKAATFVDARDPEEYAGGHIPGAVSLPGEQATTDPARLEKFDPRGKPIIVYCGGGTCELSMNLGFALVAAGKHKVLVFTGGWPEWSGASYPVEKGAGS, encoded by the coding sequence ATGGATCGTTGGTGGTCCGACGGAACCGAGAACGGATCGAGGCTCTGGCAGGGCATCTTGGGGATCATGGTCCTGGGAATCGGTCTCGGGATGGCGCAGAACGTCCTCGTGCGCATGGGAAGCGCGAAGGATGGGCTGGCGTGGCGCTACGAGCCGCAGAAGCTCGACACCCTCGACGACGTGACGGCGAAGGCTGCCTCCGCGACCCCGCCTCCTGCGGCGCCGGCGGCGAACGACCCCACCAACAACGATCCGCTCGGCCTCGGCGCGCAGGGGACGGCCTCCGGGCTCGACGTTCCCGACCTCCCGCGGCCGATCCAGATCCAGCTCCCGAAGGTGAAGGAATTCTTCGATGCGAAGGCGGCGACGTTCGTCGATGCGCGCGATCCAGAGGAGTACGCCGGCGGCCACATCCCAGGCGCTGTGAGCCTTCCCGGTGAGCAGGCGACCACCGACCCGGCGCGCCTCGAGAAGTTCGACCCGAGAGGGAAGCCGATCATCGTCTACTGTGGCGGCGGCACCTGCGAGCTCTCGATGAACCTCGGCTTCGCGCTCGTCGCCGCCGGCAAGCACAAGGTGCTCGTCTTCACCGGCGGCTGGCCCGAGTGGTCGGGCGCGAGCTATCCGGTCGAGAAGGGCGCGGGGTCCTGA
- a CDS encoding CBS domain-containing protein, giving the protein MTYVASDIMSKDVFCVRKDTDLRDLGKLFLSRNITGAPVLDLEGDLCGVISQTDLLYYQLSRDDELIVPSDFYQRARVDGRPIAQGFQIEDVNTATVEEVMTPVVHAVSGTTPVGEIARLMTRRHIHRVIVREGKKVAGIISALDLLRVIDSPNGSKPAAKRRPAAKRAKPKARKSAKARPRRHRAA; this is encoded by the coding sequence ATGACCTACGTCGCGTCGGACATCATGTCGAAAGACGTCTTCTGCGTCCGCAAGGACACCGACCTCAGGGACCTGGGTAAGCTCTTCTTGAGCCGCAATATCACGGGAGCCCCCGTGCTCGATCTCGAGGGCGATCTCTGCGGGGTGATCTCGCAGACCGATCTCCTCTATTACCAGCTCTCGCGCGACGACGAGCTGATCGTTCCGTCCGATTTCTATCAGAGGGCCCGCGTCGACGGCCGTCCGATCGCGCAAGGCTTCCAGATCGAGGACGTGAACACGGCGACGGTCGAGGAGGTCATGACGCCCGTCGTCCACGCGGTCTCGGGGACGACGCCCGTCGGCGAGATCGCGCGCCTCATGACGCGCCGCCACATCCACCGCGTCATCGTGCGCGAGGGGAAGAAGGTCGCCGGCATCATCTCGGCGCTCGATCTCCTTCGCGTCATCGACAGCCCCAATGGGTCGAAGCCGGCCGCCAAGCGGCGCCCTGCGGCGAAGCGCGCCAAGCCGAAGGCGAGGAAGTCGGCGAAGGCGCGCCCGCGCCGCCACCGCGCCGCCTGA
- a CDS encoding VacB/RNase II family 3'-5' exoribonuclease gives MRKTRRSPARSGAPPARAVRSSEPKKELIGILRGSIVEPFDADDGPPVAVTSRGNAREGDAVVATRIPATRKHAEEAKIVESLGNVEAPGVDGEVVARRHHLRRTFPESVRIHAARIDRKIPEAELKKRERFDRPSPVTIDGESARDFDDAIAVEEAAGGGCRLYVHVADVSYYVKANDPIDKEATARGTSVYFPDRVFPMVPERLADDLCSLRPGEDRLVQSVVIDYDKKGNVVATRFADGVIRSAARLTYTQVAEVLDGNGTRLPIAHDVVAMLRSAEVLRARLETRRRARGSIDFDLPAPTILLDVEGVMTGIKVEQRNKAHRMIEEFMLAANEAVAAWMSSRHVPCLFRVHEAPDPVKIDGLAAFARSLGLTLRTKGGEITPGDVQRLLDEAEGLPAFPVVTQLALRSMKQARYAPEDEGHFGLAAPHYLHFTSPIRRYPDLLVHRALRAARTRHRAPATGDLEALGESCSTFEREAEAAERELVDWKKVKFLRGREGEAMDGLVTGVARFGIFVQLAGGIGEGLVRVQRLGEEWFEFDPVRHEMRGAKSGRTFRLGDALRVKIDRVDTVLRRVDLSPVDDRAEAPRERKGKKRRRR, from the coding sequence ATGCGCAAGACGAGGAGGTCGCCGGCCCGCAGCGGAGCGCCTCCCGCTCGCGCCGTTCGCAGTTCGGAGCCGAAGAAAGAGCTGATCGGCATCCTGCGCGGCTCGATCGTCGAGCCGTTCGACGCGGATGACGGGCCTCCAGTCGCGGTCACGTCGAGAGGCAACGCGCGCGAAGGCGACGCGGTCGTCGCGACGCGGATCCCGGCGACGAGGAAGCACGCCGAGGAAGCGAAGATCGTCGAGTCGCTCGGCAACGTCGAGGCGCCGGGAGTCGACGGCGAGGTCGTCGCGCGCCGCCATCATCTGCGTCGCACGTTTCCCGAAAGCGTCCGCATCCACGCCGCGCGCATCGACCGCAAGATCCCGGAAGCCGAGCTCAAGAAGCGCGAGCGGTTCGACCGGCCGTCGCCGGTCACGATCGACGGCGAGAGCGCGCGCGATTTCGACGACGCGATCGCGGTCGAGGAAGCGGCCGGCGGAGGGTGCCGCCTCTACGTCCACGTCGCCGACGTGTCTTATTACGTGAAGGCGAACGATCCGATCGACAAGGAAGCGACGGCGCGGGGGACGAGCGTCTACTTTCCGGACCGCGTCTTCCCGATGGTGCCGGAACGCCTCGCCGACGATCTCTGCTCGCTCCGGCCGGGGGAGGACCGGCTCGTCCAGTCGGTGGTCATCGATTACGACAAGAAGGGGAACGTGGTCGCGACGCGCTTCGCCGACGGCGTCATCCGTTCCGCCGCGCGGCTCACCTACACGCAGGTCGCGGAGGTGCTCGACGGGAACGGCACGCGGCTTCCGATCGCGCACGACGTCGTCGCGATGCTTCGGAGCGCCGAGGTGCTGCGTGCGCGACTCGAGACGCGGCGGCGCGCGCGCGGGAGCATCGACTTCGACCTGCCGGCGCCGACGATCCTCCTCGATGTCGAAGGGGTCATGACCGGCATCAAGGTCGAGCAGCGGAACAAGGCCCACCGGATGATCGAGGAGTTCATGCTCGCGGCCAACGAAGCCGTGGCGGCGTGGATGTCGTCACGCCACGTGCCGTGCCTCTTCCGCGTGCACGAGGCACCCGATCCGGTCAAGATCGACGGCCTGGCGGCGTTCGCGCGGAGCCTCGGGCTCACGCTGCGCACCAAGGGAGGGGAGATCACGCCGGGCGACGTCCAGCGCCTGCTCGACGAGGCGGAGGGGCTGCCTGCGTTTCCCGTCGTCACGCAGCTCGCCCTACGTTCGATGAAGCAGGCGCGCTACGCGCCGGAGGACGAGGGGCACTTCGGCCTCGCGGCGCCGCATTACCTCCACTTTACGTCGCCGATCCGGCGGTACCCCGACCTCCTCGTCCACCGCGCGCTCAGGGCGGCGCGCACGCGGCACCGCGCTCCCGCCACCGGCGATCTCGAGGCGCTCGGCGAGTCGTGCTCGACGTTCGAGCGCGAGGCGGAAGCGGCGGAGCGCGAGCTCGTCGACTGGAAGAAAGTGAAGTTCCTCCGCGGCCGCGAGGGTGAGGCGATGGACGGTCTCGTCACCGGCGTGGCGCGCTTCGGAATTTTCGTTCAGCTCGCCGGGGGAATCGGCGAGGGGCTCGTCCGCGTTCAACGTTTGGGCGAGGAATGGTTCGAGTTCGATCCCGTGCGGCACGAGATGCGTGGGGCGAAATCCGGACGCACGTTTCGTTTGGGTGACGCGCTGCGCGTGAAGATCGATCGCGTCGACACCGTTCTTCGGCGCGTCGATCTCTCGCCGGTCGACGATCGCGCGGAAGCGCCTCGCGAACGAAAGGGGAAGAAGAGAAGGCGCCGCTGA
- a CDS encoding pyridoxal phosphate-dependent aminotransferase, producing the protein MLAERIGRIELSPTFKINAKAKRLQADGIDVLDFSVGEPDFPTPAAAKIAGIDAIAHDVTRYTANEGTLPLRRAIVGKLKDDNGLEYGEGEILVSPGAKASIFCAAMALFGPDDEVLIPAPYWVSYPEQVRLAGATPVVVTAKESREFKLTPDDLKEAIGPKTKGLILNYPCNPTGACYDRDELAALARVAGAAGLSIIADEIYEKLIYDGKGFTSIAAVSREAKERTVVVNGMSKAFAMTGWRLGYAAGPRDVIEAMGRVQSHSTSHPAAMAQAAGEVALRWAGDDVRTMTAEFERRRDAIVAGLAKLPGFSCVRPSGAFYVFPNVSALFGRSIGGRTVRSGQDVAEALLDTARVAVVPGEAFGSRDHVRLSFSCALARIEDGLARIAQAIA; encoded by the coding sequence ATGCTCGCCGAGCGCATCGGCCGCATCGAGCTTTCGCCGACTTTCAAGATCAACGCGAAGGCGAAGCGGCTGCAGGCCGACGGGATCGACGTTCTCGACTTCTCCGTGGGCGAGCCGGACTTCCCGACGCCGGCGGCCGCGAAGATCGCGGGGATCGACGCGATCGCGCACGACGTCACGCGCTACACCGCGAACGAGGGCACGCTCCCGCTCCGCCGCGCGATCGTGGGCAAGCTCAAGGACGACAACGGCCTCGAGTACGGCGAGGGCGAGATCCTCGTCTCTCCCGGCGCCAAGGCTTCGATCTTCTGCGCGGCGATGGCGCTCTTCGGCCCGGACGACGAGGTCCTGATCCCCGCGCCGTACTGGGTCTCCTATCCGGAGCAGGTGCGTCTCGCAGGTGCCACGCCGGTCGTCGTCACGGCGAAGGAGAGCCGCGAGTTCAAGCTGACCCCCGACGATCTGAAAGAAGCGATCGGCCCGAAGACCAAGGGCCTCATCCTCAACTACCCCTGCAATCCCACCGGGGCCTGCTACGACCGTGACGAGCTCGCCGCGCTCGCGCGCGTCGCCGGCGCGGCCGGCCTCTCGATCATCGCCGACGAGATCTACGAGAAGCTGATCTACGACGGGAAGGGCTTCACGAGCATCGCCGCCGTCTCGCGGGAGGCGAAGGAGCGGACCGTCGTCGTCAACGGGATGAGCAAGGCGTTCGCGATGACCGGCTGGCGACTCGGCTATGCGGCGGGCCCGAGGGACGTGATCGAAGCGATGGGGCGCGTGCAGAGCCATTCGACCTCGCATCCCGCGGCGATGGCGCAGGCCGCCGGCGAGGTCGCGCTCCGGTGGGCGGGGGACGACGTCCGCACGATGACCGCGGAGTTCGAGCGCCGCCGCGACGCGATCGTCGCAGGCCTCGCGAAGCTCCCCGGCTTCTCGTGCGTGAGGCCGTCGGGCGCCTTCTATGTGTTTCCCAACGTGTCGGCACTGTTCGGTCGCTCGATCGGCGGACGCACCGTGCGCTCCGGCCAAGACGTCGCCGAGGCGCTGCTCGACACCGCGCGCGTCGCCGTCGTCCCCGGCGAGGCGTTCGGCTCGCGCGATCATGTTCGGCTCTCCTTCTCCTGTGCGCTCGCGCGCATCGAGGACGGGCTCGCACGCATCGCCCAAGCGATCGCGTAG
- a CDS encoding polymer-forming cytoskeletal protein yields the protein MDKFVNIGQSIHIKGELTGNEDLTIEGKVEGKIFLKDHHLTIGTNGKITAEIQAKTVMVLGEVTGNITADDKVEVATSGTMRGDISAPRVVLADGAKFRGSIDMDRKPATAPAQAKPAMEPVGAGAAKAATV from the coding sequence ATGGACAAGTTCGTGAACATCGGGCAATCGATCCACATCAAGGGCGAGCTGACCGGCAACGAAGACCTCACGATCGAGGGCAAGGTCGAGGGGAAGATCTTCCTCAAGGACCATCACCTCACGATCGGGACGAACGGAAAGATCACGGCCGAGATCCAGGCGAAGACGGTCATGGTCCTGGGCGAGGTCACGGGGAACATCACCGCCGACGACAAGGTCGAGGTCGCGACGTCGGGCACGATGCGCGGCGACATCTCCGCACCGCGGGTCGTCCTCGCCGACGGCGCGAAGTTCCGCGGCTCGATCGACATGGACCGGAAGCCGGCCACGGCGCCGGCCCAGGCCAAGCCGGCGATGGAGCCGGTCGGCGCGGGAGCGGCGAAAGCCGCAACGGTCTAG
- a CDS encoding HEAT repeat domain-containing protein, translating to MLASRKSRYALVVTMLAAAACSGRGAPGGLTDPDPAVRSQAAIHLGERKAPDGVDQIVPHLNDPELTVRIDFISALGALGDPRAVPAIIPYASDSLSGVRIAACRALGLIGDPRAVPALESALQDPDETIRTVAAKALGNIPGPESMQVLLRTALADESEAIRSHVMKVIAERHEKDAVPKLESALSAESDLVRANAALALANVGDRSSVPALIRALDDPYYKVRCLAAHALAKLAPGDAEAKQAIVKRLGVETTGMVRVDLAWAAGKAGDVSHLGVVRTLLIEGQPEDVRAEAALALGQLGGPSDVPILERALADKKGLVRSRAAEAIDRIKGAKTS from the coding sequence ATGCTCGCTTCGCGGAAGTCCAGGTACGCGCTCGTCGTCACCATGCTCGCGGCGGCCGCCTGCTCGGGCCGCGGCGCCCCCGGCGGCCTCACCGATCCCGATCCCGCCGTCCGCTCGCAGGCCGCGATCCACCTCGGCGAGCGGAAGGCGCCGGACGGCGTCGATCAGATCGTCCCTCACCTGAACGACCCCGAATTGACGGTGCGCATCGACTTCATCAGCGCCCTCGGCGCGCTCGGCGACCCGCGCGCCGTCCCCGCGATCATCCCCTACGCTTCCGATTCGCTCTCGGGCGTGCGCATCGCGGCCTGCCGCGCCCTCGGACTCATCGGCGACCCGCGCGCCGTGCCCGCCCTCGAGAGCGCGCTGCAAGATCCGGACGAGACGATCCGCACCGTCGCCGCGAAGGCGCTCGGCAACATCCCCGGGCCCGAGTCGATGCAGGTGCTCCTCCGGACCGCCCTCGCCGACGAGAGCGAGGCGATCCGCAGCCACGTCATGAAGGTCATCGCGGAGCGGCACGAGAAGGACGCCGTGCCGAAGCTCGAGAGCGCGCTCTCCGCCGAGTCGGATCTCGTCCGCGCGAACGCCGCGCTCGCCCTCGCCAACGTCGGCGACCGGTCGAGCGTCCCCGCCCTCATCCGCGCGCTCGACGACCCGTACTACAAGGTCCGCTGCCTCGCCGCGCACGCGCTCGCGAAGCTGGCGCCGGGCGACGCGGAGGCGAAGCAAGCGATCGTCAAGCGGCTCGGCGTCGAGACCACGGGGATGGTGCGCGTCGATCTCGCGTGGGCGGCGGGAAAGGCGGGTGACGTCTCGCACCTCGGCGTCGTGCGCACGCTCCTCATCGAGGGCCAGCCGGAAGACGTCCGCGCCGAGGCGGCGTTGGCGCTCGGCCAGCTCGGTGGGCCGTCGGACGTTCCCATCCTCGAGCGCGCGCTCGCGGACAAGAAGGGCCTGGTGCGCAGCCGGGCCGCCGAGGCGATCGACCGGATCAAGGGCGCCAAAACTTCCTAG